The Henckelia pumila isolate YLH828 unplaced genomic scaffold, ASM3356847v2 CTG_461:::fragment_3, whole genome shotgun sequence genome window below encodes:
- the LOC140871462 gene encoding WUSCHEL-related homeobox 5-like produces the protein MDHDHYSSICIQPRGGGGGGGGGGGTGTKCGRWNPTSEQVKVLTDLFRSGLRTPSTDQIQKISSQLSFYGKIESKNVFYWFQNHKARERQKRRRVLVQEPAGNHDINYISKLSTTAKGFSETNKLVSEPERSAKETLQLFPLNSFNETAAGSEKIRLFRDVCKENSKFAYAEMDHPTLDLRLSFV, from the exons ATGGATCATGATCATTACTCAAGCATATGCATTCAGCCtcgcggcggcggcggcggcggcggcggcggaggtGGGACAGGGACCAAGTGTGGGCGGTGGAACCCGACAAGCGAACAAGTTAAAGTTCTGACTGATCTGTTCAGGTCAGGTCTTCGGACCCCGAGTACGGATCAGATCCAAAAAATATCTTCCCAGCTCAGTTTTTATGGCAAAATCGAGAGCAAGAATGTGTTCTATTGGTTCCAAAATCACAAAGCCAGGGAGAGACAGAAACGCCGCAGGGTTTTGGTTCAAGAACCTGCTGGAAACCatgatattaattatattagtaAGCTCTCCACTACTGCAAAAG GTTTTTCAGAGACGAATAAATTAGTTTCGGAGCCGGAAAGATCAGCGAAAGAAACTTTACAACTCTTCCCCTTGAACTCTTTCAATGAAACAGCTGCAGGTTCCGAAAAGATCAGATTGTTTCGGGACGTTTGCAAGGAGAATTCCAAGTTCGCGTATGCAGAAATGGATCATCCCACGTTGGATCTCCGATTAAGTTTCGTTTAG